GATGTTGTCCAAAACCACAGGTGATACAGTAATGACCACATCTACTGCATCTTTTAGTTTGGCATACTTGGTTGACTTAGACTTGTAAGTCCGCCATGGAGCAAATTCCTTCCGCTCCACACGCTTGATTTGACCGTATTTGGTCACCGCGAAATAAGTTCCCTCCTCAAAATTCTCCACCAATTCAGCAAAAATAATCTCTTCATTGGTGTCAAAGTTCATGAGAGTCTGGCTCAGATGTTCACCAATGTCCTTCCAACGAATATCTGTCAACTCATGGACAGGGCGGTAGATGACATTTCCAAGATTGGTAAAGAGCAAGAGGTGCTGAGTTGTCTTGGCATTCTGCAAGAAAATCAACTGGTCGTCATCCCGCTTGCCCATTTCTTCCAGCGTTGAGGCATTGAAAGAACGTGGACTAGTTCGTTTGATATAGCCAGCCTTAGTCACGCTGACAAAGGTTTCTTCTTCGACAATCAAGCTAGCAGTGTCAATTTCAATTGCTTCTGCCTGATCTTGTAACTCACTCAAACGAGGATTGCCAAACTGCTTCTTGACCTCACGCAGTTCCTTCTTCATGAGATTGAACATGGTCCGCTCATCGCCGATAATGGCTGCCAAGGTCTGAATCTGCTCGCGTAGGGCTGCTTCTTCATTTTCCAAGGTCACAATATCGGTGTTTGTCAAACGGTAAAGTTGCAAGGTCACGATAGCCTCAGCCTGTTCCTCGCTGAAATCATAGCTGATTTTCAAGTTTTCCTTGGCGTCAGCCTTGTTTTCAGAAGCACGGATAAGGGCAATAACCTCGTCCAAGATGGAAATGACACGGATCAAACCTTCTACAATGTGGAGGCGTTTTTCTGCCTTTTCCTTGTCAAACTTAGACCGGGCAATGATAATCTCACGGCGGTGGGCAATATAGCTGGACAAAATCTTCTGCAAGCCGACCTGACGCGGTGTAAAGTTATCAATGGCCACCATGTTGAAGTTGTAATTGATTTGCAGGTCGGTGTATTTGTAGAGATAGTTGAGAATGGTTTGCTCATCGCTGTCTTTTTTCAGCTCAATGGCAATCCGCAGACCTGTCCGGTCTGACTCATCACGCACCTCGGCAATACCAGGCACCTTGTTGTTGATACGGACATCATCAATCTTCTTGACCAGAACAGCCTTGTTGACCTCATAGGGAATCTCGGTAATGATAATCTGTTTCTTTCCAGCCTTTAGTTGCTCGATGTCACAACGGCTACGGACTACGACACGGCCCTTACCTGTTTCATAGGCTTTCTTGATTTCATCAGCCCCTTGGATAATGGCACCTGTTGGGAAGTCTGGTCCAGGCAAGAACTCCATCAACTTTTCTAATTTAGCTGTCGGATGATCAATCATGTAGACAACGGCATCAATGACCTCCGCTAGATTATGCGGCGGGATATCCGTCGCGTACCCTGCTGAAATTCCTGTCGCTCCATTGACCAAGAGATTAGGGAAGGCAGCTGGTAGCACAGTGGGTTCTTTTTCCGTATCGTCAAAGTTCCAGGCAAATGGCACGGTCTTTTTCTCGATGTCGGCCAGCAGATAACCTGCCATCTCCGAGAGGCGAGCCTCGGTGTAACGCATAGCCGCAGGCGGATCACCGTCCATGGAACCGTTGTTCCCGTGCATCTCCACCAAAATCTCACGGTTCTTCCAGTCCTGACTCATGCGGACCATGGCATCATAAATAGAGGAGTCACCGTGCGGGTGGAAATTTCCCATGATATTTCCGACTGACTTGGCGGACTTGCGGTAACCCTTGTCAAAGGTGTTGCCGTCCTTGTTCATAGAATAAAGAATCCGACGTTGCACGGGCTTGAGACCGTCACGAATGTCCGGCAAAGCCCGCTCCTGAATAATGTATTTGGAGTAGCGACCAAAACGCTCTCCCATGATGTCCTCAAGGGACATGTTTTGAATATTACTCATAATATTCCTTTTTCTTATTTTCTTATTTTTTGTTAAAAAGTTTACTGCTAATTATACTTGTAACAGCATATTAATATCTATATCTTCTTTTTTCAAAGCGTTGCTCAATGGGAACATCATCTTGTTTAGGGTTTGTCTATATTTTCTGCCGAGCGCAGCTTCTTCCATGCCCGATAATCTTCAATGTCTTTATTAACCCAGTTCCAGCAAGTTGCTATAACCAGCGCATCATCCATTTGACCAAAGAATGGAATCCAGTCTGGAACTACATCTACAGGCGAGAGAAAGTAGATTAAAGCCGAAATAATTGCGAGAATAGTCCTCTTAGGAATCTTGGTATAATCTCGTTTCAAATAGCTTCGAACCATACTTATCATGATGGGAATATTTTTAAATTCCTGAGCTAAAAAGGGAATCCATTTAATTTTCTTTTCTATTTTCTCCAAGAAGGGTTCCATTTTTGAATCATCTTTCAACAGTGACTCAGCCTTCTGGTATCTCTTTTGAATTTCCTCAATTGCCTGTTTTTTAGAAAATCTTTTTTTCATCTTGTCTTCCATACTTTCTTTGTCATAAGTGAAAAACTGTTCATCAAAATACTGTGTTTTCTTCTAGCGTAAACCTAACATTATCCTCAATCCACTTGCGGCGTGGCTCGACCTTGTCGCCCATGAGGACGGACACACGGCGTTCAGCACGGGCTAGGTCTTCAATGGTGACACGGATAAGGGTTCGCGTTTCAGGATTCATGGTTGTCTCCCATAGCTGGTCAGCATTCATCTCACCAAGCCCCTTGTAGCGCTGAAGAATCGTACCCTTGCCAAAATCCTTGCGGAGATCTTCTAATTCTCCATCAGACCAAGCATAGGCAATCTTTTCAGTCTTGCCCTTACCTTTTGACATCTTGTAGAGAGGCGGAAGGGCGATGTAAACCCGTCCTGCTTCTACTAGCGGTCGCATGTAACGATAGAAGAAAGTCAGCAAGAGGGTCTGAATGTGAGCTCCATCCGTATCTGCATCGGTCATGATGATAATCTTGTCATAGTTGACATCCTCGATAGAGAAATCCGTCCCCACGCCTGCACCAATGGTGTAAATCATGGTATTGATTTCCTCGTTTTTGAGGATATCCGCCATCTTGGCCTTGGCCGTATTGATAACCTTACCACGCAGAGGCAAAATCGCCTGAAACTTGCGGTCACGGCCCTGCTTGGCAGAACCACCGGCAGAATCCCCCTCGACCAGATAAAGCTCATTCTTGGCAGGATTTTTAGACTGGGCCGGAGTCAGCTTACCAGACAAAA
The sequence above is a segment of the Streptococcus suis genome. Coding sequences within it:
- the parC gene encoding DNA topoisomerase IV subunit A produces the protein MSNIQNMSLEDIMGERFGRYSKYIIQERALPDIRDGLKPVQRRILYSMNKDGNTFDKGYRKSAKSVGNIMGNFHPHGDSSIYDAMVRMSQDWKNREILVEMHGNNGSMDGDPPAAMRYTEARLSEMAGYLLADIEKKTVPFAWNFDDTEKEPTVLPAAFPNLLVNGATGISAGYATDIPPHNLAEVIDAVVYMIDHPTAKLEKLMEFLPGPDFPTGAIIQGADEIKKAYETGKGRVVVRSRCDIEQLKAGKKQIIITEIPYEVNKAVLVKKIDDVRINNKVPGIAEVRDESDRTGLRIAIELKKDSDEQTILNYLYKYTDLQINYNFNMVAIDNFTPRQVGLQKILSSYIAHRREIIIARSKFDKEKAEKRLHIVEGLIRVISILDEVIALIRASENKADAKENLKISYDFSEEQAEAIVTLQLYRLTNTDIVTLENEEAALREQIQTLAAIIGDERTMFNLMKKELREVKKQFGNPRLSELQDQAEAIEIDTASLIVEEETFVSVTKAGYIKRTSPRSFNASTLEEMGKRDDDQLIFLQNAKTTQHLLLFTNLGNVIYRPVHELTDIRWKDIGEHLSQTLMNFDTNEEIIFAELVENFEEGTYFAVTKYGQIKRVERKEFAPWRTYKSKSTKYAKLKDAVDVVITVSPVVLDNIMLMTEKGYALRFNIEEVPIIGAKAAGVKAVNLKDGDVVAAAFISNTSSVYLLTQRGSLKRMATEEIPVTSRAKRGLQVLRELKSKPHRVFAAGPVLTENSGAALDLFTSEVETTDQQILIITSTTGQVIEKNLADLSLSERTSNGSFVSDTISDEEVLSARQG
- a CDS encoding YkvA family protein — protein: MKKRFSKKQAIEEIQKRYQKAESLLKDDSKMEPFLEKIEKKIKWIPFLAQEFKNIPIMISMVRSYLKRDYTKIPKRTILAIISALIYFLSPVDVVPDWIPFFGQMDDALVIATCWNWVNKDIEDYRAWKKLRSAENIDKP